The genomic DNA GGTAGCGTTCGGGGTTGCGGAGGAAGTCGACCACCTCGCGGAGCTCGTCGACCGCCTCTTCGATGCCGGCGACGTCGTCAAAGGTGACGTCGATATCTTCCTGGGCGTACAGCTTGCCGCGGCTGCGTCCGAACGCCATCGGCGAGCCGGCGCCCCCCATCCGGCGGAGCAGCAGCAGGAACAGCACGATCATGCCAATGAACACCGCAAACCACATCAGGTTGCTCAGCAGCGGGTCGGCCGGCTGGGCGACGCGGTGCGTGATTTCGGTCTGGCCTAGCAGTTCGAGGATCTGGTCGTCGTTGTGATCGCGGTAGCTGACAAACGGCCGCTCCAGCGAGCCACGCTCGCCGGGGATCGCCTCGCCGGTCTCGCGGTCGATCTCGATCCACTCGACCGTGCCGGTCACCTTGCTCGTCGAGACCATGACGTCGGAGAGGTTGGCCAGCTTGACCCGCTTGGGCGTCTTGGAAGACGTGTCCTCGATCTCGATCCAGTGGCGGTATTCCTCGTCGCCCGACTCGGTCTGCTTGCTCTGCTTGACCAACTGCACCAGGTCGGACCAGGCGATCTCCTTCTTGGAGCTGTTGGTGAAGATGGTCACCATCAGCAGCAGCAGCACCCCCAGGCCGAGCAGGTACCACATGTAGCTCCCGCCGTGGGGAGACGGCTTCTTGTTCTTCTCCGAAGACGAGGGCTTCTTATTGGATTCCATCGGCACTTGTCGGGATGGGGGCGTTTGGGGACTGCGGACGCTCGGTTTACCCCTTTTAACGCAAGCCAGGGCGGAAGTGTTCACTCTGACCGGACTTACGCTCCGGCTCGCCTTGCTGGCGGCCGGCAGGGGTTCTAGAATTGCTGGGCCGTGAGGCGACCCTACCCACCTATCGTAACGTAAATGTTACATTGGGCTTAGCGGTCAAACTCCGCAGGGACGCATGCATATTCGCGCCGGGCGCGTTACGACCGGCTCTACCCCTACTAGTCGCTCTGGTTTGCGGCCCTGGCCGACCTAAGCTTGCGTGGTCGCCGATGGCATGGTCATCCGGCAACCAACTTCAATCGCCGCCGCCAACCCCGCTGGTTTAACACGCATCTATGCCCGCAACCGCAAAGAATGTCGCGGTCCTGGGCGCCACCGGCAGCATCGGGCAGAGCGCGCTCGAGGTGATCGCCGCTAGCTCGGGACGCTTGCGGGCGTTTTCGGTGTCGGGCCACACGCGGCTCGATCTGCTGTCGCAGGCGGCGCGGGACCACGGCTCGCGGACCGTTATCGCGACCAACCGCGAGCTGGCCGACGCGCACCGCTGGAGCGGCCTGCCCGGCGGCATCCGCCGGCTCACCGGCCCCGAGGGCCTGGAGGCCGCGGTCGCGGACCCGGCGGTCGACGTCGTGCTGGCGGCCATCGTCGGCGCGGCCGGGCTGCAGAGCACCCTCGCGGCCCTCGAAGCCGGCAAGGTGGTCGCCCTCGCCAACAAAGAGACGCTCGTCATGGCCGGGCCAATCATTCAGGACGTGCTGCAGCAGAAGGGCGGCAGCCTGATCCCGGTCGACAGCGAGCACAGCGCCGTCTTCCAGGCGATGCAGGGCGCCAAGGCCAAGGAGGTCCGGCGGGTCGTGCTGACCGCCAGCGGCGGCCCGTTCCGCACCTGGCCGGTATCGCAGCTGTCGCAGATCACGGTCTCCGAGGCATTGATTCACCCCACCTGGCAGATGGGCCCCAAGATCACGGTCGACTCCGCCACGATGATGAACAAGGCGCTCGAGATCATCGAGGCCCGCTGGCTGTTCAACCTCTCGGCCGAGCAGATCGAGGTGGTGATCCACCCCCAGTCGATCGTGCACTCGTTCGTCGAGTTTGTCGACGGTTCGGTGCTCGCGCAGATGAGCCCGCCCGACATGAAGCTGCCGATCCAGTACGCGCTTGAGTACCCGGACCGACTGCCCGGCCCCGCCGAACGGATCGACTGGTCGGAGCGGATGACCCTCGAGTTCGAACCGCCCGATCCCGAACGTTTCCCGGCCATCGCGTTGGGGCACCAGTGCGCCCGCACCGGCGGCACCAGCGGGGCG from Posidoniimonas polymericola includes the following:
- the dxr gene encoding 1-deoxy-D-xylulose-5-phosphate reductoisomerase, which produces MPATAKNVAVLGATGSIGQSALEVIAASSGRLRAFSVSGHTRLDLLSQAARDHGSRTVIATNRELADAHRWSGLPGGIRRLTGPEGLEAAVADPAVDVVLAAIVGAAGLQSTLAALEAGKVVALANKETLVMAGPIIQDVLQQKGGSLIPVDSEHSAVFQAMQGAKAKEVRRVVLTASGGPFRTWPVSQLSQITVSEALIHPTWQMGPKITVDSATMMNKALEIIEARWLFNLSAEQIEVVIHPQSIVHSFVEFVDGSVLAQMSPPDMKLPIQYALEYPDRLPGPAERIDWSERMTLEFEPPDPERFPAIALGHQCARTGGTSGAVLNAANEAAVQAFLDGDLHFTEIVPACRSVLESHNFEPRPSLSRLIELDAWARQEMNTWMLA